TGCTGGACACACTGCCCGACACTTTTGCGCCCGCAGCCTCAAGCAAGGCTTTCGCCTCATCTCGCCCTAAAGTCGGCAATGTCCCCGTGAGCACCACAGTTTTACCAAAAAACATGCCCGCAGCACTGCTTGCATCTGCTTTTGGCAGCACATCATCCCAGTGCATACCGCATTCTATCAGTGCCTCAATGACAGCTTGATGACGGGCATCGGCAAAAAAGGCGACGATGGCCTGCGCAACCACAGGCCCCACATCGGCCACTTCGCACAACGCTTCAAAACTCGCGTGCTGTACGCTGGGCAAGCTGCCAAAATGCTGTGCCAAGGATTTTGCAGTGGCTTCGCCCACATGGCGAATGCCCAATGCGTAAATAAAACGCGCCAACGTGGTGTTTTTTGACACCTGCAACGCATCATGAACATTCTGCGCAGATTTTTGCGCCATGCGCTCCAAACCCGCCAACTGCGCCACCGAAAGTTGATACAGATCATCGGGGGTTTTCACCAAACCCACATCGACCAATTGCTCAATGAGTTTATCTCCCAAACCATCGACATTGACCGCACGACGTTGGGCAAAATGCATCAAACTTTGCTTCACTTGAGCGGGACAAATCAATCCACCTGTACAACGCGAAATCGCCTCCCCCTCTTCACGCACAATCGGCGAACCGCATTCAGGGCAAGCCGTCGGCATGATGAACATGCGTGCATCCGCAGGACGTTGTTCAATGATGCACATGACCACCTCTGGAATCACATCACCCGCACGACGCACCACCACCGTGTCGCCAATGCGCACATCTTTGCGCATGAGCTCATCGATGTTGTGCAACGTCGCATTGCTGACCACCACGCCACCGACCTCAACAGGCGCAAGCCGCGCCACAGGCGTGATCGCCCCCGTGCGCCCCACTTGCACATCGATGTCGAGCACCGTCGTGGTCATTTCTTGAGCGGGGAACTTATGGGCAATCGCCCAGCGCGGCGAACGTGACACAAACCCCAAAGCTTCTTGCTGAAGGGTATTGTTGACTTTATACACCACACCATCGATGTCAAAAGGCAAACCGTCACGGCGGCTCTGCAGGCTTGTATAAAAATTCAGCAAACCTGCCGCGCCTTGAACCACATTGTCTTTGGTGTAAACAGGCAAACCAAAATCAGCAAGTTGCATCACCACACGCTGAAAACTGTCCTGTGGAAACGGCTGTGTATTTTGATCGTCCACCAAACCAACGCCGTATGCAAAAAATGACAATTTGCGTTGTGCGGTGATGGATGAATCAAGCTGACGCAAACCGCCTGCCGCCGCATTGCGTGGATTCGCAAACAACTTTTCACCTTTTTCAAGTTGCGACGCATTGAGGTTTTCAAAATCTTTGCGCTGCATCAACACCTCACCACGCACCTCAAGCACAGCAGGCGGCGCATCGGTGTGCAAACGCAAAGGAATCGAACGGATGGTGCGCACATTTTCAGTCACCTCCTCACCCGTTTGCCCATCGCCACGGGTCGCAGCCTGCACCAAAACCCCATGCTCATAACGCAAATTAATCGCCAAACCATCAAATTTAACCTCAACCGCATACTCAACCAGCGCATCGCTTGTCAACAAGCCCGTAGCGCACAACTCATCACGCATGCGCACATCAAAAGCATCAATGTCTTCACTCGAAAACGCATTCGCCAACGACAACATCGGCACCACATGCTGCACTTTTTTAAAAGCATCCAACGGTGCCGCACCCACGCGCTGTGTCGGCGAATCAACCGTGCGCCACTGTGGGTACTGCTGCTCTAAAGCCAACAGCTCATTGAACAACGCATCGTATTGGGCATCACTGATGACAGGCGCATCGTGGACATAATACGCCTGATTGTGACGGGTCAGCGACTCGCTCAAAGCAAGCATGCGTGCACGGTCAACCTCACTCGGTGAGTGCTCAGGTTCGGAAAATAAATCAAAAGTAGTTTGCATGGATTCTGGTGGAGGGATTAAATATGTTCAACATGATGGATGTGGTTGTTCACGTGAACAACTTGAACAATAAAAATGCAATCAAGGCATTTGCGCTAAGAAAAAGAATAATAACCTCATTTTTACTCAAGCCCACCATTGAAATTAAAATAACGAGAACATGCAAGTGAGGATTTTTACAACTGACAGCTCTTATACTGTTTTTATTTTAAATTGTTAAGTGCAGCAAACCCAATACCTGCTGCTGCAATACCTGCCATGTCTACTATGAGATTGGCGATGGTGACATCTGAGAGTTTACCGTCTTTATAATACTGGTTCCCTGCTTGCACGCCATCAGCAACAAGTGCTGTCGCAGCCAAGCCCGCTTTATTCATTGCCGTCGAGGTCACTGATGGAATCCATTCAGTCATTTGAGTAAATTCAGCCAAAGAATGCCCGATTTGACCAATTGCAGCAGCAGAGCCAAAACAGGCCATCAACTTGGTGTACTCAGGTTTTGAGCAACAAGTACACCCGTTGCAGGTGTACCAGCATTAATATTCATAAACTGAACGAAACTTTCTACAGCCTCTAATACTACTGCGTTTGCTGACATTTGTTACTCCTGTTAATTTAAACCAAACAATCAAAACAACCCTTCTAAAAAACAGTTTTAAAACTCGAAACCAAATATCTACGTAATATACGGATAAGCGTCCAAATAATGATTGGTAATATGAAAACACTCCAAAATCCAAAAGCACCATGAGTGCGCATTATTTTCACATCCTCATAAGAAGTATATTTTTTAGCATTTGGGGATGTTGAATTTGTAGAAACCTCGCCCCCATTATTCATCTGAATTTTAATGAGCCAATTACCCCAGTACCACATTTTTGCCTTTTCCCCAATCAATAAACTCAACTGATCAGGCACAATACAATCAGATGGACCATAATACTTTTCTGTCATTGTTTCGCATCTTTTAAATACGTCACCATGGGGAGTTCTAATGCCAAAGTACTGGCGGGATTCAACTTTATTATCAGACTCTCTTCGAATAACAGTACCTTCTACAACCGTTGTTTGAATAAGTGTGGGATATTCAGCTTCTGATATGTCAGGCTGGCCAATGACAAAGGGAACTATCGTACCCACTACCACAAAACAATATAAGATCCATGTCCAGTCGCGTGAGGCTTTCCTAGGTTCCAATTTAAACGGAGCCTCCCAAAATAATAATTTTAGAAACCGCCATACCTTTATTAAGCCAACTTGAAACGTGCTCATTTCACTTCCAATTTTCTTAAGTTAAAAATGTAAACACCATCACCAATAATTGAAATTAATACACCAATATCCAATCTTTGACTCGACCCCTCTCCATATCCAAAATCTTTTCTCAGCGAGCCATACGTATAAAATCATTGACCATGGCAAAACAACAATAGAAAAAACAATATTGCTATTGCAACACATTGAATGACAATCAAAATCATAGCCACCTTTACCGCTCCTTTTCCTAACCTATAAATTACGGGGCTATAGTAGATTAGCATCATGATATGCTGTCAAGTGATGTGTAAAAGTATATAAAAACCCCATGTAAGAACTTTTTACTTCCCTCAAGAAGTTAATGCACATTGTGATGCACTAACCTCCTAAGGCCTTTGTTTTAATAACCGTTTCATCGTCAGTGAACCCGCAGGCACGCCCAAAGCGGCCAATTGCTGGACATAAGCAGGGATGTGTTCGGCAGCGTGGCTGAACAGCATGTCGGGGACAATGTTTTGCCCCATGCCGTTGCACCATTGCGCTTTCAAGTCGTGTGCCAATTGGCTCATGTCGTGCCAGAGCCGTTCTTGAGGGTGATATTCGGCTTTCACTCGCGCCAAGTCTAAACAGAAAGATAAGGTTTGAACGTGCATGGTCGCCAATGCGTCGCGGTAAAAATCTTGTGCGCGGGGGTTGTTCAAATCATTGAGGACGCGGTACAACACGTGGCCGTCGCGGTTGCGGGCAACGTATTGACCGTTCGCATCCAGCTGCAAGCCCCATTGCGTCATTTGTTGATGCACTTCGTAAGCCGCCCACAGGCCTTGCGGTTTGTGCAATTGAACCACCAAAGGTGCGCCCAAACGTTTGGAGATGTCGTGTAAATAGACGGCATAGCTTGCCAAGGCTGCGGGGTCGGGCCACACGTTCACGTGCGCGGCCAAACGGCGTGCCAAACGTTGCGCCAATTCAAACCAATCGTGAATCAGCTGTGTGCTGGCGTGGCTGGATGCATTCGCGAGCTGCAAAGTCAGTCGCAAACCGCTGTACAGCACGCCTTGCTCCAGCGGCTGCCATTGGCGTGCGGCATTGGTGTCTTCGCTGTGTCGCGCCACCACTTGCCCTGCGCGTAAGCCGTATAGCCGCAATGGTAAATCGGTGTCCAAGCGCAAATCATACAAAGCGCGTTCAATGTCATGTGCATTTTTGGGTTGGCTGACCATCAGGTCAAGCACGCCGTCAATGGCTTGAATCGGCGATGGGCGGGCATTCTCAATCCATGATGAAAAACGAATCAAGGGGTCAAACACGCTGAAAGTGGCTTGTTCGGTTAAATCTTGTTGATTGAAAAACTGTGGATCCGCAGCCAACATGAGGTCTTCTACAGGCACGTCCAGTGGATCATTCAACCACGTTGTTGCTGGAATGGATGTTTCAACAGGTGTTTCAATGGGCGTTTGTGTGGATGGGTAAACGGGTGCATGTCCTGATGCTGTGGTGGCCGAACCCATTGGCGCATGCGCGGTCAACTCAGTAGATGCCGTTGCAGGAGTTTCAACAATTGCATCCACAGAAGGTTTGAATGGGGGTGTGAATACGGGTTCAACCGCTGGGATCTCATGGGTCACCGTGTCATGGTAGCTGATGATGTCATGCTCAATGCTGTGCGCCGCTGCATGGGTTTGGGCGAATGCTTGAGCTTCATCTTGTGCGCGGGTTTGCAGTTCAGGCGTGTAGGCGTAGTGATTCTCTTTAATGGGTTTGACATCATAGGCGGATTGATGTTTTGAGCCATACACCGGCGGACTGGGTGAAATCACGGGTGCAGTCGAGCGCACATACACGTCATCCTCGTCATCCGATTCGTTGTGTAGTGCATACCCCACCCCCGTAGGCACATAGGCATTTTGCACCGATTCATACCGTTTTGAATCTTGAGCCGACTGAACAGCAGACGCCAGCATGTCATCTGGAGATGTGCGATGCAAGGGTATGTCTGATGCCGTGTGTGTGTGCACGCCAACCGCATCGTGGGTCATCGACCCAGCACCATAAGCGCCAGTGTGAGCGTGTGCGCTTTCAATGGGTTTGCGCTGCAGGCTTTGTGCCCGTCTAATCTGCCAATAGCTGTAGCCACCCAAGCCACCCAGCAGCATCGCCACCATCACCAATGTGGAGAGTTCAAACTCACTCATTTTAAACTTTCAATGTTCTTGTTTTAAGGAAAAATACGGCACGCAGAGCACACATTGTCTCCATTCTACCTTGCCCATTCAATCAATGGCTCATGCGGATTAAAATTTGATGCATGTCCATGCTGGGTTTACTGAAGCGAACCCAGCCTAAGGGCATGGCACAAGCACAGACACACTCACCATCACAACATCGCACCCGTACACCCCCCGCATCACGCCCCAGCCAACTCCAAAGCAGATTCCATGTCCACCGCCACCACGCGCGACACGCCGCGCTCCTGCATGGTCACGCCGACCAGCTGATTGGCGATTTCCATGGTGATCTTATTGTGTGAGATGAATAAAAATTGCGTTTGCGCTGACATTTTTTTGACCAATTGCGAGAAACGCTCGGTGTTTGCATCGTCCAATGGCGCATCCACTTCATCGAGCAAACAAAATGGCGCAGGGTTCAAACGGAACAACGAAAACACCAGCGCGGTCGCAGTCAATGCTTTTTCGCCACCTGACAACAAGTGAATGGTCGAATTGCGTTTACCTGGTGGCTGCGCCATGACCTGCACACCCGAATCAAGAATGTCGTCGCCCGTCATGATCAAGCGCGCCTCGCCGCCACCGAACAACTCAGGGAACAGCTCGCCAAAATTTTTATTCACCGCATCAAACGTGCCTTTCAACAGATCACGTGACTCTTTGTCAATTTTCATGATCGCATCTTCGAGCGTGGTCATCGCCTCAACCAAATCTGCGGTTTGCGCATTCAGGAAACTTTGCCGCTCCACAGCCACGTTGAGCTCATCCAAAGCGGCCAAATTGACCGCACCCAAGGCATTGATTTGATTATTCAAACGGGTGATTTCGCCTTGCAAAGCCGAAGCCTTGGTGCTGTCGTCCATCGTTTCCGCCAGTTTCGCACGCAAAGCAGTCAAATCCACTTGCGCCTCTTTGAGCTGATTGGCGTATTGCTCTTGATTCAAACGCGCGGCTTGTTCGGCCAACTGCAATTGCATGATCGCCGCACGACTGGGCTCCAATTCACGCTCTAATTTCATGCGAGATTCTTCGGCCAAACGCAACTCATGCGTGAGCGCATCGGCATCGGTGCGCGCTTGCGCGAGGGCATTTTCACGTTCAACACGAAGCCCCAAGGCCTCTTGCAAACCATCGTGGCTGGTCACGTCTTGAAACTCTTCCAGCTGCATGAGTTGTTCCTCATGGCTGCTGTTCAAAAATTCAATTTGCTGATCGCATGCGGTTTGGTTGTATTCAATGTCACTGAGGCGTTGCGCCAAATTGTGCACGCGGTATTGCGCATCACGCACTTGATTTTCAGCATCACGCAAACCATTGCGCATGGTCGAGACTTGATCTTCAAGCGCATTGTAATCGGCTTGTGCGTCCTGCCATTTGGCTTCGGCCTCCATCAGGTTGGCGTCACCTTCGTCGAACAAGGCCTGTGCTTCGAGCTTCTGCGCCATCAATTCTTCTTCATGCATGACGATTTCAGCCAATTCATCGTCGATTTGGGCATGACGCGCCATGAGTTGCTGGCTGGCCAAACTGACTTTTTGCACCTGCATTTGCAACGCATGGACATGCGCGGTGGTGGACTGAACCTGAGCACGCGCCGCCGCTTGCTGCTGTACATAGGCATCGACGCGGTACTGCAAACGACGCAATTCTTCTTCTGCCTCATCGGCCAACATGTCTTGCGCGCGCAGCTGAGTTTGGATGTTGTCGATTTCCTGTGCACGCGCGAGCATGCCCGCTTGTTCACTGTCCGCCACATAAAAACGCAACGTGTTGCGCCCCAATTGATGACCCTCTGGCGTGACCAACACGCCGTGTTCAGGCAGTTGCTCACGCAAGCTGTAAGCCTCTTCAAGCGATTTGGCAACGAACACATGGCTTAACCATTTCGGCATGAGGTTGTTCAACGTTGGGTCGTTGACCTTGACCATGCGCATCAAAGGCACCAAGCTGCCCACAACTTCAACCGCAGGCGCAGGCGCACTGTTGTCATTGGCATAAAAACTGAGTTTCGATGGCGGCACATCGTTGAAGAAGTTTTTGACCCAGTCGATGCGCGACAATTCCAAACCACCCATGCGCTCGGCCAACACCGCTTCCAGTGCATTTTCCCATCCTGATTCGATGTGAATTTTTTGCCACAACCGTTGACGTGTGGTCAAGTTGTGCTTTTCCAACCACGGGGTGAGTTGACCTTGGCTTTGAACTTTATCTTGCAGTTGGGTCAGGACATCGAGGCGTGCATTCAATTGGGCAATGCGTGCTTGCTCCGTTTGTGCTTGGTCGCGCGCGGCTTTAAGCGCGTCTTGTGCGTGCGGTAAACTGTCTTCCACTTCAAACAGAGCCGCTTGCGCCGTCTCTTGACGCCCCATCTCATCGTTCAGTTGATGCTCCAACTGATTCAATTCTCGTGCATCGGCTTGACCTGGTGCGATTTTTTCTTGTGATAAACGATCACGGCGCAACACCAAAGCGGCGATTTGTCGATCCGCATTGCGTTGCTCATCCGCAGCGCGTGCGACTTTTTGCTCCACTTGCACATGTGCGGCGTGTGTCGATTGCATGGTGTGCAAGGCTTCGCGATGACGGGTTTCAAGTTGTGGCAAGTCTTCGGATGCGATGGCCAACTGTTCTTGGCGAATGGCTTGCTCTTCGAGTGCCATTTCACGTTCCGTGGTCATCTGATCCACATCATCGGCCAATTGAGTTTTTCGGTCATTCCACTGCACCAACTGCACTTTGGTTTGCTCAATTTGCGCTTGGACACGCGAGCGACCATCCATGATGTATTTGATTTCGGCTTCAAAACGCGACACTTCGGCGTTGGCTTCATACAACGCCGCTTGTGCCGCATGCATGGCATCAGACAAATCATAATGCGCTGCACGTTTGGTCTCCAGCTCACTTTCCGCATGGCGCAAAGTGGCGATGGACGACTCCAATTCATTTTGAGCCAAGTTGATTTTAGCCGTGATTTGGGTTTGCTCGGCCAACGCCTCGTCCAAGCGCAACAACCACAAGAAATGCAATTTGTCTTGTGCCGCAGTTTGTAAATCACGGTATTGTTGCGCCACCCGCGCCTGCGCTTCAAGGCGCTCCACTTGACCATTCAACTCACGCAAAATGTCCTCAACACGGGTCAAATTGTCACGCGTGTCGTTCAAGCGGTTTTCGGTTTCGCGGCGGCGCTCTTTGTATTTCGACACGCCCGCGGCTTCTTCAAGAAACACACGCAGCTCTTCGGGTTTGGCCTCAATGATGCGCGCAATCATGCCTTGCCCAATGATCGCATAGGCGCGTGGGCCCAGCCCTGTGCCCATAAAAATGTCTTGCACGTCGCGGCGGCGCACCTGTTGGTTGTTGATGTAGTAGCTCGAACCGCCATCGCGCGTGAGCACACGACGCACAGCGATTTCGGCATATTGACTCCATTGTCCTGCGGCACGGCCTTCATGGTTTTCAAAGACCAATTCAACCGATGCACGGGCAGCGGGCTTGCGGTGACTGGAGCCATTGAAAATCACATCGCTCATGGATTCGCCGCGCAACTCCGAGGCGCGAGATTCGCCGAGCACCCAACGCGTGGCATCCATGATGTTGGATTTACCGCAGCCATTCGGCCCCACCACGGCAATGAGTTGACCCGGCACGTGAAAGCTCACGGGGTCAACGAATGATTTGAATCCTGCCAGTTTAATTTGAGTCAGCCGCACAAAGCACCTTAATTTGTCATACAAAATAAGGCGACATCATACCATTTTTAACCATTTTGCTGGCAAAAAACAGTGAATTTTAGATGCATGGCGTTTTTTAATTTTATTTAAAATCAAATAGATAAAAGATTTTTTTGAATTTCATCTGCCATCAAAGTAGGGTCTTGCAAAGGCGCCATGTGCCCCAACTTAGACAACACATGAACAGGGCTTTCTGGACGAATTTTTGTCCACTTTTGCCATGCGTCGATGGGCACCACATCACCTGTTTCTCCACGCCACACCACGCATGGGACTTGTAAGTGCTTGATTTTTCGCCACACATACGGTGGAGTTAAGAACACTTGCGCCTCCCATGTCTTGCGAAAGTTCAATGTCAAAGACCCGTTTGACGCATGGGGCATCACGCGTTTACTCGATTCACGCAAGCCGTGCGTCGCATAATCTTGAAACACGGCCGCAGAAAAACCTTTAAACAGCGATTTACCGCTCAATGCGGTGGTAAATTCTTCGCTCGTGGCCCAACGCTCACGCCGCTGCAAGGTTTTTTTCACCAAACCAAACACCTTTGCACGCAACGGTTTGGGCAATCCAGAAAACATCACGAACATCCGCGTCGGGAACATCACGGGCTCAATCAACAATATTTGCTTGAATAAATCTGGGCGCTTGATCGCGGCCAACAAGGTCGACACCGCGCCCAATGAATGCCCCACACCGATCACACCTTTCGGCGCAATCTGCTCAATGGCGGCAATCAAGTCATCGGCCGCGTTGTGCCAAGTAAACTGTGATGGTGGCTGATAAGGGCTGCTGTCCCATGTCGCACGATGATCCATCGCATACACCGTGCGCTCTTGTGCCAACAATTTCAGCAATGTGTCATACGAACCTGCGGGGAAACCATTGGCATGGGCAAAATGCAAGGGTGTCAAATCGGTGTTGTGTTGAGTGAGCCATACATGCACGGGGACATGATGGCCATCGATCTGAATCAGTTGTGTGTTCATGAGGTATTTTTTTGGGTTAAAAGTAAAAAAAGCAAACCGCTATTTTTTTCAGCTATACACGGCATCCATCCATTTGAATCATTGGCGAATCATTGACCAGAAAATCACGCCACCGATGGCTCACACCTCGTGGGCTGCAAATAAACGCACATGCTCTTTCATCGCATACCGATCCGTCATGCCCGCAATGTAATCGGCAATGCGCACGGCCTGCAACGGCCCCCTGTCATCCACCACATAATCAGGCGGCAACAAGCGCGGCTCATCCATGAAAGCATCGAATAAATTGGTCACGATGCGCTTGGCTTTTGTGCCGCTGCGCATCACTTGATAATGACGATACAAATGATCCATCAAATATTTTTTCAATTGTTGCATTTCAAGATGCATCTCTGCTGAAAACTGCGCCAATCGCGGCGCGGCGCGCACATCATCAATGGTTTGCACCCCATGAGCTGCCATCTGAGCCGCGGTGGTGGTGGTCAAGTCAACCACCATCGCATTGATCATTCTCCGCACCGTTTCCAGCACCTCGCGTCGCCCACGCAAATCAGGAAACCGCTGACGCACGTCATCATGGTGAACCGCAAACAAGCCCATCTGCCTCATGCCGTCGATGCTCAAAATCCCTGAGCGCAAGCCATCGTCAATGTCATGGTTGCTGTACGCAATCGCATCGGCAATATTGGTCAACTGCGCTTCAAGGCTCGGCTGCGTGCCCTCCAAAAAGCGTTGCCCAACGTCGCCCAACAGCTCGGCTTTATTGCGCGCACAATGTTTCAGAATGCCTTCGCGGGTTTCGAAAGTTAAATTTAAACCATCAAATGCACCATAGCGCTCCTCAAGCACATCGACAATGCGCAAACTTTGCAGGTTATGCTCAAAGCCACCAAAATCCGCCATACACGCATGCAAGGCATCTTGCCCTGCATGACCAAACGGCGTGTGCCCAAGGTCGTGTGACAAGGCAATCGCCTCAATCAAATCTTCGTTCAAACGTAAATTACGCGCCACAGCACGCGAAATTTGCGCCACTTCCATGCTGTGGGTCAAACGCGTGCGAAACAAATCGCCTTCATGGTTAACAAACACTTGGGTTTTGTATTCCAGTCGGCGAAAAGCCGTTGCATGCACAATGCGATCGCGATCACGCGC
The window above is part of the Ephemeroptericola cinctiostellae genome. Proteins encoded here:
- the ligA gene encoding NAD-dependent DNA ligase LigA, whose protein sequence is MLALSESLTRHNQAYYVHDAPVISDAQYDALFNELLALEQQYPQWRTVDSPTQRVGAAPLDAFKKVQHVVPMLSLANAFSSEDIDAFDVRMRDELCATGLLTSDALVEYAVEVKFDGLAINLRYEHGVLVQAATRGDGQTGEEVTENVRTIRSIPLRLHTDAPPAVLEVRGEVLMQRKDFENLNASQLEKGEKLFANPRNAAAGGLRQLDSSITAQRKLSFFAYGVGLVDDQNTQPFPQDSFQRVVMQLADFGLPVYTKDNVVQGAAGLLNFYTSLQSRRDGLPFDIDGVVYKVNNTLQQEALGFVSRSPRWAIAHKFPAQEMTTTVLDIDVQVGRTGAITPVARLAPVEVGGVVVSNATLHNIDELMRKDVRIGDTVVVRRAGDVIPEVVMCIIEQRPADARMFIMPTACPECGSPIVREEGEAISRCTGGLICPAQVKQSLMHFAQRRAVNVDGLGDKLIEQLVDVGLVKTPDDLYQLSVAQLAGLERMAQKSAQNVHDALQVSKNTTLARFIYALGIRHVGEATAKSLAQHFGSLPSVQHASFEALCEVADVGPVVAQAIVAFFADARHQAVIEALIECGMHWDDVLPKADASSAAGMFFGKTVVLTGTLPTLGRDEAKALLEAAGAKVSGSVSSKTHFVVAGAEAGSKLEKAQALGVTVLDESEMLAHLNGG
- a CDS encoding cell division protein ZipA C-terminal FtsZ-binding domain-containing protein, whose translation is MSEFELSTLVMVAMLLGGLGGYSYWQIRRAQSLQRKPIESAHAHTGAYGAGSMTHDAVGVHTHTASDIPLHRTSPDDMLASAVQSAQDSKRYESVQNAYVPTGVGYALHNESDDEDDVYVRSTAPVISPSPPVYGSKHQSAYDVKPIKENHYAYTPELQTRAQDEAQAFAQTHAAAHSIEHDIISYHDTVTHEIPAVEPVFTPPFKPSVDAIVETPATASTELTAHAPMGSATTASGHAPVYPSTQTPIETPVETSIPATTWLNDPLDVPVEDLMLAADPQFFNQQDLTEQATFSVFDPLIRFSSWIENARPSPIQAIDGVLDLMVSQPKNAHDIERALYDLRLDTDLPLRLYGLRAGQVVARHSEDTNAARQWQPLEQGVLYSGLRLTLQLANASSHASTQLIHDWFELAQRLARRLAAHVNVWPDPAALASYAVYLHDISKRLGAPLVVQLHKPQGLWAAYEVHQQMTQWGLQLDANGQYVARNRDGHVLYRVLNDLNNPRAQDFYRDALATMHVQTLSFCLDLARVKAEYHPQERLWHDMSQLAHDLKAQWCNGMGQNIVPDMLFSHAAEHIPAYVQQLAALGVPAGSLTMKRLLKQRP
- the smc gene encoding chromosome segregation protein SMC; protein product: MRLTQIKLAGFKSFVDPVSFHVPGQLIAVVGPNGCGKSNIMDATRWVLGESRASELRGESMSDVIFNGSSHRKPAARASVELVFENHEGRAAGQWSQYAEIAVRRVLTRDGGSSYYINNQQVRRRDVQDIFMGTGLGPRAYAIIGQGMIARIIEAKPEELRVFLEEAAGVSKYKERRRETENRLNDTRDNLTRVEDILRELNGQVERLEAQARVAQQYRDLQTAAQDKLHFLWLLRLDEALAEQTQITAKINLAQNELESSIATLRHAESELETKRAAHYDLSDAMHAAQAALYEANAEVSRFEAEIKYIMDGRSRVQAQIEQTKVQLVQWNDRKTQLADDVDQMTTEREMALEEQAIRQEQLAIASEDLPQLETRHREALHTMQSTHAAHVQVEQKVARAADEQRNADRQIAALVLRRDRLSQEKIAPGQADARELNQLEHQLNDEMGRQETAQAALFEVEDSLPHAQDALKAARDQAQTEQARIAQLNARLDVLTQLQDKVQSQGQLTPWLEKHNLTTRQRLWQKIHIESGWENALEAVLAERMGGLELSRIDWVKNFFNDVPPSKLSFYANDNSAPAPAVEVVGSLVPLMRMVKVNDPTLNNLMPKWLSHVFVAKSLEEAYSLREQLPEHGVLVTPEGHQLGRNTLRFYVADSEQAGMLARAQEIDNIQTQLRAQDMLADEAEEELRRLQYRVDAYVQQQAAARAQVQSTTAHVHALQMQVQKVSLASQQLMARHAQIDDELAEIVMHEEELMAQKLEAQALFDEGDANLMEAEAKWQDAQADYNALEDQVSTMRNGLRDAENQVRDAQYRVHNLAQRLSDIEYNQTACDQQIEFLNSSHEEQLMQLEEFQDVTSHDGLQEALGLRVERENALAQARTDADALTHELRLAEESRMKLERELEPSRAAIMQLQLAEQAARLNQEQYANQLKEAQVDLTALRAKLAETMDDSTKASALQGEITRLNNQINALGAVNLAALDELNVAVERQSFLNAQTADLVEAMTTLEDAIMKIDKESRDLLKGTFDAVNKNFGELFPELFGGGEARLIMTGDDILDSGVQVMAQPPGKRNSTIHLLSGGEKALTATALVFSLFRLNPAPFCLLDEVDAPLDDANTERFSQLVKKMSAQTQFLFISHNKITMEIANQLVGVTMQERGVSRVVAVDMESALELAGA
- a CDS encoding alpha/beta fold hydrolase, coding for MNTQLIQIDGHHVPVHVWLTQHNTDLTPLHFAHANGFPAGSYDTLLKLLAQERTVYAMDHRATWDSSPYQPPSQFTWHNAADDLIAAIEQIAPKGVIGVGHSLGAVSTLLAAIKRPDLFKQILLIEPVMFPTRMFVMFSGLPKPLRAKVFGLVKKTLQRRERWATSEEFTTALSGKSLFKGFSAAVFQDYATHGLRESSKRVMPHASNGSLTLNFRKTWEAQVFLTPPYVWRKIKHLQVPCVVWRGETGDVVPIDAWQKWTKIRPESPVHVLSKLGHMAPLQDPTLMADEIQKNLLSI
- a CDS encoding deoxyguanosinetriphosphate triphosphohydrolase codes for the protein MTWLQQEQHLAPYAAQGKTSRGRRHEETSDPARSPYARDRDRIVHATAFRRLEYKTQVFVNHEGDLFRTRLTHSMEVAQISRAVARNLRLNEDLIEAIALSHDLGHTPFGHAGQDALHACMADFGGFEHNLQSLRIVDVLEERYGAFDGLNLTFETREGILKHCARNKAELLGDVGQRFLEGTQPSLEAQLTNIADAIAYSNHDIDDGLRSGILSIDGMRQMGLFAVHHDDVRQRFPDLRGRREVLETVRRMINAMVVDLTTTTAAQMAAHGVQTIDDVRAAPRLAQFSAEMHLEMQQLKKYLMDHLYRHYQVMRSGTKAKRIVTNLFDAFMDEPRLLPPDYVVDDRGPLQAVRIADYIAGMTDRYAMKEHVRLFAAHEV